The region GCGGGCGGAGACGGGcaaaaagtgagaaaaggaaCGACTCACTTAGGCCAACCAACGCCGGAATTGGGCAACTTGGAGTCAGGAAATGAGTCTCAGATTGGACCCGAACGCCTGGCTTCTAGACCAGCTCCGCTACCAAACTTGTCTGATTCCTCCGTTTATAAATGGCTGTGGGGAAGGGGTAGGACTGGATGAACTCTGAGAGTCCTGGGCTCGGCGCGGGCGAGGGATTTAGGGGAAAGTGCGCCGCACTCCCCGCGAGCCGCAGCCCCCTCCCCGTGAATCCCCGGGGCCAGCACGGCGCGGGCAGCGATCCTGGCTGCAGTCGGGGCCGGGTAGCTTCCTGGAAAGTTAGACGGGCAGAGAGTATTCTGTGAAATCCGCAGAGCCGAGATCGACTACGTTCCGGGAATGAGAGGGCTGTGCCATTCCCCTCCCTGCGCCCTGCCTTGACTgcataacaggaaaaaaaaaaaaaaaagaaaaaaaaaaggcatacacACAATGTTAGCTACCGAAGTGCCCGAaaagttttatttgaatgtaACTAAATTAAGGGCCACCACGGCCACACCAGGGAGCCTCCACCGCGCCTTGCAGGGGGCTTCGAGGTGGATGGGAAGTGGTGCCCGCCGGTCGTCCAGAAGTGGGCAGTCTCTGGAAGACAGGTACGGTGTCACAGGGTAGGCGAGTCTGCGCAGGCTTGCCCTGGAGCGCAGGGCTTGTGTTTGTGCTCGTGAGTGAGCGAGAGTATGGGGCTGCCTGGTGCCTGCcccctggaggagggaggaaaaggatgGGGTCTTTCGCATTGGCTCGCTCTCTCGCTCTTAACctcatatctctctctctctctctctctctctctctctctctctctctctctctctctctctctctctctctctcccctcccccctccctcttcccccctgctctcccctctctctttgccttttcttttttattttctagttcttctgttttcttcttcagtgGTAATCTCCTGTAGAGAATCTGTGTAATTGGATATACACTAGGAAAGCGCGAAAGGAGAGAAAAGGTGTGGCGGGTGGAGAAAACAAGGTTTAACTCTCCCTTGGTGGTTACTGAGCCAGCCAgcgggtggggggatgggggtggggcgaGGGTTGGGATCTGGGGGTCCAGATCTGAAGCCAGGCAGTTGTCAGTTTCTCATTGACAGCCCTGCTCTCTtggtgatcttttttttttttttttgtgggatgAATATTGTGTGTGGCATTAGTTGTATGGCTGAATCTAGTAGATAGAGTTTGTCCAGAACTTTGCTAGAAATTAGCTTTGAGATCTTGGGCGAGGCTTATCCCCTGGAGTCTCAAGTTTCCTTCCTAGTAAATCAGGGCTGTTAAGAGGAAAAGATACAATAATGAGTGGGAAAGGATGAAGTGGTatgtaaatcaaaacaaataaacattggTGGTGCTTCCACACCTGCAGCatgaggagtgtgtgtgtgtggggtgaaCCCATACAGTAGTCCTGGGACCTCCTAAGACAAAGTTAGCTTATAAAGGAGTGAACTTAATAAGGCTGTGGGCCTCAGTGTATATGCATTTGTTTTTGGCCCCGCAGAGGCTTAAGGTGAAAAGCTCAAGGACTGGCTGACAGTGGACACAGGggaattgtttgtttgtttcaaccCCTATCTGGAGTGAGTCATTGCCACTTGTCATGGTGAAATGGCAAAGCTAGGCTTCCTGTGGTTCCAAAAGTCTGTGACTGGAAATCCTCAAGTGAACTGGTCGTTGAAGCTGGTTAAAGGACAGCCTAGGTATTCCAGAAGTGTTTGAGAATCTCTTCcatgagggaagaagagaaagtttttaaataaacctcACATGTGTGTTCTTTTTTCAGAGGAGACAGTCATTGAACTGTGGTTATGACTAAGTTAGTAAATCTCTCTTTCCCTATCTTGAGttgggatggggagaggaggagataggttcttttgtgtttttctgtcctctccctttccccatttCCTTCCCCCAGTCTCCActcactcacatgcacacactaaCCTTGAAGCTGATGAGATTGTATGACTGGCACTTGGGACCACAGAGAAATGTCAGAGTGTTTGGTTACAGACTCAAGGAAACCTCTCATTTTAGAGTGCTCATTTGGTAAGACTCAGCAGCCTGGAATGGGGCAAAGTGTTTGTGTGGGGTAGGAACTTAAAAATGAGATTCACCCACATCAGGGTGCTGTCTTGCATGTCCCACAGCACGTAGACTGATTTGGAAAGGGGACAGGAATTTGAGCCAGAAGACCTAGGGCCGGGTCACCAACCATCTACGTGGCCCAACATGACCCCACTGGCCTCCAGCCCCTTTACAAGGAAAACAGCTCTAAAGGGCTCTGCTTTCAAAAAAAGGGATAAAGAcagttcaaattttattttgttttgtagtcTGCATTCTGTCATAAGTGAGAGTCTTACACCTGtgcttttgatgattttttttttttagagagaaacCTATTTGGAGTGGgttatatattttactaaatcTCTTTAAGGTTTAGTGCTCCCTGGCTAGTTCTCAGCTAAGCCTCACAGTTAAGTCTTTCACCAGCAGAGAGAATCACAAACTTGGAAGCTGTAGCACTCTGTCTGGTCTTAGACCCagtagggaagggagaggaaactTTGAAAAAGAGGGCAAAGTTTCTCAAGAAGCGTGTAGAGATGCCATCTCAGGTTGTATGCTGCAGATTCCGTATTCAGTCTGAAGTGTTTCAGACAGGAAATACTGCCTAGCTGGTTTGTCCTGAGCAAGCCCCTTGAAACTGCATCTCAGTTTCATCACCGATGAAATAGGGATAAAGATATTGACCCTATCAGCCTTGTAGAATCATTCTAAGACTTGAAAGATAATATCTTAGCAGGTTTTGAATAGCGTCCAGCGTTTTTAGGTCCCTTGAAGAATCGTTATCATTAATATTGAAAGaaccatttttcttattttttctttcccataaaCTCAAATGGCCTTTGgatggtataattttttttctttgagaaaggaaatatgtatgtatatgtatatggaaTTAATGTATGCAGTTACATTCCTCGTGCTCAGGGTAAAAACATTATTATTGCATAGCTTTGGGTGCCTGTTGTTTCCGTAAAAGCAGAGCTGGAAAATGTTTGCTAGCTTGTGGTAAAACTGTACCAACTGGCAGGCTGCAACTATCAAAGCAAAACTAAATGTGTGTATCCTAAAATAAGACTATAGTGGACAATCTTATACTCATTAAATCAATTtatgtttgctttcttctctccagGTTTTAAGCAAAATTTTGGACTGTGAAGCAACGCATTGGGTAAGTAAatcaaattatatgttttaaaatattggagACAAACTATTTGTTTTGAATTTGCCAATGCATGTGTTTCTGTGATTGTTGCCACTCTTTATTAGATGAGACAAGGACAACACAtttcccctcccagccctcaccTCTTCACCTCTGCATTAGACTGTCTTAACACTGTTGTATGGTCAGTTATTCTGCTCACTTCTTAGTTCATACTAACTTAGCCACCTATTGTGCACTAACAATGTGACTCACTGTACAAAGTCAAACAACTCTAAAGCCCTATAATAGAGAGAGATGGGTGGTGTCtagaataatgaaatgaaatgcttATGATAATAGCTGTCAGTTTTGTGAACCTGCTATGGATGAGGCGCACATATCTCTAGTTTTCATAACTACATGGATATTACTACTCccattttgggaagccaaagcCCAGAAACGGTAATGAACCTCCTCTAAGTCCCATAGCTGGCAAAAGGCAAGGCTAGCCTGATAGCCTTCAAACCATGGTTTTTCTCTGTTGCAGCATACTGACTGCCTCTCAGTGCTTGGCAGAGTATTTGGTATGTGAGAAAAacactcagcaaatattcattcccttcccttttcccctaAAAAGCTTTCTATCCCAACTTGTGGGATAAAGATAACTCTTCCCATTATATACCTGTGAAGAGTAATGCTCAGTGTTGGGTTATGAATTATTTCAAGATCAAACACAAGGGACCTGAGTTGCATTCTATACCTTAGCAGACTGAGCCATGTGCTCTGGTACCCCTGATAAGCAGGAAACAGGTTCTGGAAAACAAGCAGAATTTTGGCCTCTTTTTTCAGGTGAAGACAAAATGGCCTCACCGGCTGACAGTTGTATCCAGTTCACCCGCCATGCCAGTGACGTTCTTCTCAACCTCAATCGCCTCCGGAGTCGAGACATCCTGACGGATGTTGTCATTGTGGTGAGCCGTGAGCAGTTTAGAGCCCATAAGACAGTCCTCATGGCCTGCAGGTGAGGGGGCTGGAAGGGGCAGGGGGATGAATAAAAGGGTAGTGATGGCACTGGCAGTTGACGCGCCTTTTGCTTTTAGGCCTTTTTCTATGTTTGGGATGATGCCTCACTTTGTCTTCAGATCTTAGCACATGGCCTGGAAGAGTAGACTCCCAGGAAGCAAATGAATGAGTGTACTTTTAGGAAAGAAAGAGTTTCTGTTCTGTGGGCATAGCGGGAGAAGAAATCATATACTACCACAAGAAAGGATGTGTTTGGAACAAACATGGAGAATAGCTTCAGTTaaccaatgaaaaaaatgacaaaagacttCAGATTAACTTGCATTGTCTTTAATTAGCTTGAGCAAGTTAATCTGAAATATTTTGCTCTTGTatgctgtatttattttatatggcaACTGTGTTTCCATGGGTCTTCAGAGTATGTGTAAGAGTTAGTGAGAATGAGCCATCTAATTCTTCGTATTTGTCAAATATTTCGAGTTTTCAAAGCAATTTTATATGACATCATCTCCCTGGATCTTTTGTGTTATGGATGTCATCATTACCACCATTTTGTAGATGATAAAAGGAAAGCATAGGAAGAATGACATAGAATCAGGGATCTCTATTCCTAGTATTGAACTTATCCAACATCTATTGTAagcaccagttttttttttttaaataatggtgaGAACAGAAGTTTATAGAAACGTAAGAATAGTAGATAATGTTTAATGAGtgcttattgtgtgccaggcatcatTCTATACCCTTTACATTTTCATTCTTGCCACAACCCTATAAGATAGACACTATTGTTCCCCCTCCTTTGAAGATAAGTAAACCACAGTGCAGAGAAGCTAAGTATCTCACCCAAGGTTGCATAGCTACTTACTGGTGGAGTCTGGCTTCACTTCTGGCAATCCACTCAGAAAGAGTAAAACCAGAATTCTGGTTTCTAATTGAGTACTATTTCCTCTACCAGATAGTCTGGTACTTGGTGGCATGGTTTGAGGTTTGATTTGGATCTTCTAGGAATAATTGACCTTCTAATAATCTGTGGACTTTGAGAAAAGTAGAGTGTAGGTGtaggcatatttttatttatttatcattcataCCAAACTTACTTCTAAAAGGtacaagagaatttttaaaataaggataacgCAATGGAACAAGAAGGGAAATGCTTATCCCCAAGATACAGGCTAAGAATAGTTACTGCAAATGAGTGCTAAATTTAACTCTGGTAATCCATGCAGttaagagtaaaaagaaaacaggctCTGCGCCTTTAAGAatatcacttaacctctctgatcttaGTTCCCCAATTGTAAAGGTGgagaataatagtacctaccctACAAAGTTGTGAGGAACACaggataatgtatataaagtgcttaatCACTCTCTGGCATTTGGTAAGCTCTCCATAAATGGCAGCTATTATTAATTGCCTTGGAAGTTCTGGAGCTAGGcccaggggagaggggcagagcaTCAGCGCTGACTGTAATCGATCGTGGATTCTGTGTGTCTACTATAACAgggcatttgtttgttttacagtgGCCTGTTCTACAGCATCTTTACAGACCAGTTGAAATGCAACCTTAATGTGATCAATCTGGATCCTGAGATCAACCCTGAGGGGTTCTGCATCCTCCTGGACTTTATGTACACATCTCGGCTCAATCTGCGGGAAGGGAACATCATGGCTGTGATGGCCACAGCTATGTACCTGCAAATGGAGCATGTTGTGGACACTTGCAGGAAGTTTATCAAAGCCAGGTGAGCTGCCATGGAAGGTGGAAGTCTTGGAGATAGAAGGGGTAGTCCCCAATCAGAAACCCATAATAATCCATGCATGCAGAAAAAATAGTCCTCTGTGATATGCTGCTATTGTTGTACACTTTTGCACTTCTTAATTCTTGCACTCCAGAAAGACTTAAATCCTTGCAGCTATACAGATATGTCCTGTGCATTATCACCTCTtgcttttttccattcatttaataTGCCCTTTCCTCCCACCCATCCTGCGAGACCAAGCTTGGATGGCAGCTGTTCCATGGAAGTTGTTTGGATTACCACTCTTCCTCCTGTAGCTCTTCTCTTGTGTTCTGAAGTATTTTGCTTGTGCTTTAGACCTTCCTtctgttttaatatttgcatatactttAGTTCTCCTTTAGACTTCTGTTATGACTATTTACATATGTGCCTTAATTGCCTACCAGACTGTGGGCTGCAAAGGTTGTAGGGGCTGCCTTGCTTGTCTTTTATGTCATCCTGTGCCTGCCAGGGAGGACATTTGTTGAATTGAGTTCACTGGGTCCAAACCCCTACCTGAGGGCTGGTAAAATATGACCATCATTTAAAGGGGAAGAACCTGAGATCCAAAGAAGTGAAGAGTTTTGCTAAGTGGAACAGAGACTCGGGTCTTAAATTCCTCAGAACCATTTGATCTAGCCATGCAAGGGTGATTATTACATCTTTGCTTAAAAAGAAGGGTTATCTAGCCTGTGTTTGAACACATCTAAGAGCCAGAAATTCAGGGTTCCCAGAACCACACAGTCTACCTTGGTTAGAAAGCTCCTCATTATGGCGAGTTGAAATTTGGCTTCCTTAACTTTCACTTATTGATTCTAGCTCTGTTACCTGTGATCATGTTGAGCTGGCCTATTTGTTTTCCCCACACAATGTCCCTCCAGGTATATGCAGCTATAGCTGTTTGTCTCCTATGGGTGATAATGGTGGCAAGATCATCATTGCTGTCATTTACAAGTACTTTCAACAGGTTAGGCTTTGTgctcagagtggttaagtaacttgttccaggtcacacagctgctaagtgGCACACCTGGGATTTTAAACCAGGTCTGGCTGCTCTGGAGCCAGGGATTCTTGCACTGGCATTTGCTGCCTGTCCTCTATTATAAATTTCCAGGCGGCATATGGGGCAAGTCCTTTCTTCGATGGGGCACTAGTTTGTCTGTGACTTTCCAAAAGTGTAGTGCCAGCATTGTATAAATTCTTCcctctgtgtttctgtgtgtgtaacATGGAGTCAGTAATACCTGACTTTCCTTCCTAGCAGGGTTTTGCATGAGTGAAATGAGATAGGGCTTTGACACCTTTATGTAAGCTATCAAATTCTATAGCATCAGAAGAGTTATAGGTTCACACACATGCGTAGATATGTGTCTTAAACATACAAGATCATGTCTCAGCAGGCACACATTGTGCAGGTAActcacttcccttctctgagcctcagtttccccaactgaaAGCTAGACTGCTGGACTTCTAGCATAAATGCCTTGTAATTGTGTTTCTGTACTCCAGAGCCACACCCCTACGTCTGGCTGACTCAGGCACAGATGTGGCTGTGTAAGAGTGTCCCTGGAAGCCATGGGTTTAACAGTTCTAATTTGGGGTCCGGtgtctcctctcttttttctcccaCAGTGAAGCAGAGATGGTTCCTGCCATCAAGCCTCCTCGTGAAGACTTCTTGAACAGCCGGATGCTGATGCCCCAAGACATTATGGCCTATCGGGGCCGCGAGGTGGTGGAGAACAACCTGCCACTGAGGAACACCCCTGGGTGTGAGAGCAGAGCCTTTGCCCCCAGCCTGTACAGTGGTCTGTCCACACCGCCAGCCTCTTACCCCATGTACAGCCACCTTCCAGTCAGCAGCTTCCTCTTCTCTGATGAGGAGCTGCGGGATGCCCGGATGCCTGTGGCCAACCCCTTCCCCAAGGAGCGGGCCCTCCCCTGCGACAGTGGCAGGCCAGTCCCTGGGGAATACAGCCGGCCGGCCATGGAGGTGTCCCTCAGCGTGTGCCACAGTAACATCTATTCACCCAAGGAGACAATCCCAGAGGAAGCACGAAGTGACATGCACTACAGTGTGGCTGAGGGCCCCAAGCCCGCTGCCCCCTCGGTCCGAAATGCCCCATACTTCCCCTGCGACAAGGCCAGCAAAGAAGAAGAGAGACCCTCCTCAGAGGATGAGATTGCCCTGCATTTTGAGCCCCCCAATGCGCCCCTGAACCGGAAGGGTCTGGTTAGTCCACAGAGTCCCCAGAAATCCGACTGCCAGCCCAACTCGCCCACAGAGTCCTGCAGCAGCAAGAATGCATGCATCCTCCAGACCTCTGGCTCCCCGCCGGCCAAGAGCCCCACTGACCCCAAAGCCTGCAACTGGAAGAAGTACAAGTTCATCGTGCTCAACAGCCTCAACCAGAATGCCAAACCAGATGGGCCCGAGCAAGCTGAGCTGGGCCGCCTTTCCCCGAGAGCCTACactgccccacctccctgccagccACCCCTGGAGCCTGAGAACCTTGACCTCCAGTCCCCAACCAAGCTCAGTGTCGGCGGGGAGGATTCCACCATCCCTCAAGCCAGCCGGCTCAATAACATTGTTAACAGGTGATTTCAGAGACAGTCTGGGTCTGAGGTTGGGGGTACCTGGGTAGGCTTCCAGGGTTATTGCTTCTGATGGATGCAGAGGCTGTGTTGTTTTCTTGTCCAAATTGCCGAGCCTGTTAGAGGTGTGGAATGAGTGCCTATGGACTGAATTAGCCTAAGTAAGGAAGTGTATTAAGtactgtgtattttttcttttttcctttttttttttaacagagtattgctctattgcctgggctgcATAGTggcgtcctcatagctcactgcagcctcaaactcctgggctcaagcaatcctcctgcttcagcctcctgagtagctgggactacaggcatctgtctaattgttctattttttgtagaaacagggtctggttcttgcttaggctggcctcaaattcctggcctcaagcagtcctacctcagcctcccaaagtgctaggattactggcataaaccaccacacttggctttgtgtattttttcatagcaagaaatataatattcttgTATGGTAGACGAGCATTCCATAAATCCCACAGGTGCTTTCTGTGGTCTTGATGTGTTAGGGGGCCCTCATGATCCCCTTGGGCTGAGgggggctgtggcctgcagtcctGAGGAGAAGAAACTGGGCCCTGGAGTGAGTGGGGTTTGGGCTTGGTTTGATCCCGGTCAGTGAGCTCTCTCTGCAAATGCTGTTTGGAGGCAGGCTTGAAGATAACTCTGAGCCCCAGAGCCCTGGcccagggaggagaggatggcTTTGAGGCTCTGTCCCAGGTGCTGAGGCTCTCTTTGCTCCCCCACAGGTCCCTGACAGGCTCCCCCCGCAGCAGCAGCGAGAGCCACTCGCCACTCTACATGCACCCCCCGAAGTGCGTGTCCTGCGGCTCTCAGTCCCCGCAGCACGCGGAGATGTGCCTCCACACTGCGGGCCCCACGTTCCCTGAGGAGATGGGAGAGACCCAGTCTGAGTATTCGGATTCCAGCTGTGGTGagtccctctccctccttctccttgcCAGGCAGAGGGAGTACCCTTCTGCTCTGTGggttttgtgtttccattttgtttacaCGGTTGTCTCTAATTGAGAGAAGTCCCCACTTGGAAGTCCACTGGCAATGAAAATCACCAGCCAATCACTGTGTATTTCACAAACTCTTAGGGAACTGGGATGACCAAAGCAAGGGATGGGGTCTTAGGGTTAATATGGGGTAATCTTCATTCCAGTAAAGGTAGCTTGTGGGGCTGGCTATTACTCCCTGAGCTTTCTCCATCCCTCTGTACCAAAACTACGGGTACTGATCTGTATGCATGTGAGTTCTCCCTGCTAGACTGTAGCTTTTATAAGGAGAACCATCTGACCTTATTCATTCCTGCATCCTCCATAAGTCCTAGTAGGTCCCCAGTATGGGACGCAGTAAATGTTAGCTGAGTTAAAATAGTTGAATTGAATTATGAAACTGAAGTTTCTGGATAGTTGGTGATTGGCATCCTTGGTTGTTACCAGATAAAACATCTAACTCTTCACCCAGCTCTGGCTACAGTATATAGAGCCCAGTAATACCTAATTAGGGTTAAGTCACCATGACATGCCATTTTCAAATtgctataacaaaagaaaaaaaattggctgcTTACACCCAAAGGTCTGTCACAGGGTCATGGACCTATGGTTGGGAGAGCTGGGACTGTCTTTGTACCCTGGCAAAGCTTTTTTCCCCGCCTTTGCTGTGCGCTCCAGTTCTTTgccctgggcctctgtttccaCATCCACCCTCATCTTTGGTCTCTCAGTCTCATGGAAGTGTTTGGGAGGCATGTAATCCAGACAGGTGCAACAGTGGCCATGGAGTGTTCATCATTAATTCCTCCTTCAGGGACCTCAAAGTGTGATTGAATTTGAACTATCTTATATTCCTATAAACCCTTGTGTTTCCATTTGTGTAATGTCATATCCTCCACTGAGGTAGGCAGGACAGAGATTTATTATTTTGACTTTGGAGATAGAGACATagaaagaggctcagagaggtacaGGTTCTTGGCCTGAGGGCTTCTgtgtataaatgtaaataaaacttggaagtgtttttttttaaaaaaaggtcagTTCTCAGAGCTCTTGGGGAAACGAAAAGCTCTGCTGAGCCCTTCTCAACCTGGTGCAAATCCTATGAGTACCTGTGGGTTTGGGCTTCCCTTCTGCACCTTAATATTCAATctgtctcctttctccctcctctgtgGCTGAGACTCTCAATGCTAGGAAAAACAAAGCCCGCAGGTCCTTTGCTCTGGGGTCCCATGAgtgatgggtgggtgggggctgggggatcCCTTTAGCACAGGGGATAGCTACCGAGGAGAGAGGCCTTAGAGCCCCACCTCCCTTCCTCGCGCTGACTTTGGTgtccccctgccaccctcccacaGAGAACGGGGCCTTCTTCTGCAATGAGTGTGACTGCCGCTTCTCTGAGGAGGCCTCACTCAAGAGGCACACGCTGCAGACCCACAGCGACAAACCCTACAAGTGCGACCGCTGCCAGGCCTCCTTCCGCTACAAAGGCAACCTCGCCAGCCACAAGACCGTCCATACCGGTATGGCCCTGCCCCACACCACCCGGAGGCAGGACAGGGAGAGGGGCCGACAGAAAGCCGTGTGGGGCCTGGCAGGGTGAGGCAGGGAGCAGGCCCCATCCGGGTTGAACGAGGGGCTCGGCCTTGACTTCGCTTAGTGGCTCATCCGCTCCCTGCATTCTTCGACTTC is a window of Microcebus murinus isolate Inina chromosome 1, M.murinus_Inina_mat1.0, whole genome shotgun sequence DNA encoding:
- the BCL6 gene encoding B-cell lymphoma 6 protein, with protein sequence MASPADSCIQFTRHASDVLLNLNRLRSRDILTDVVIVVSREQFRAHKTVLMACSGLFYSIFTDQLKCNLNVINLDPEINPEGFCILLDFMYTSRLNLREGNIMAVMATAMYLQMEHVVDTCRKFIKASEAEMVPAIKPPREDFLNSRMLMPQDIMAYRGREVVENNLPLRNTPGCESRAFAPSLYSGLSTPPASYPMYSHLPVSSFLFSDEELRDARMPVANPFPKERALPCDSGRPVPGEYSRPAMEVSLSVCHSNIYSPKETIPEEARSDMHYSVAEGPKPAAPSVRNAPYFPCDKASKEEERPSSEDEIALHFEPPNAPLNRKGLVSPQSPQKSDCQPNSPTESCSSKNACILQTSGSPPAKSPTDPKACNWKKYKFIVLNSLNQNAKPDGPEQAELGRLSPRAYTAPPPCQPPLEPENLDLQSPTKLSVGGEDSTIPQASRLNNIVNRSLTGSPRSSSESHSPLYMHPPKCVSCGSQSPQHAEMCLHTAGPTFPEEMGETQSEYSDSSCENGAFFCNECDCRFSEEASLKRHTLQTHSDKPYKCDRCQASFRYKGNLASHKTVHTGEKPYRCNICGAQFNRPANLKTHTRIHSGEKPYKCETCGARFVQVAHLRAHVLIHTGEKPYPCEICGTRFRHLQTLKSHLRIHTGEKPYHCEKCNLHFRHKSQLRLHLRQKHGAITNTKVQYRVSATDLPPELPKAC